The DNA region ACGCAGTAAAAATCCCTGTTAATAATACAAGAATGATCGTATTTGCGACATATGTTTTTAATAAATACTGGCGAATCTGAAACCAGTTTTGGTTAGGTTCCTGAAAAAGAGATAAAAAGACAAACAGGATGGGCAGCAGAATAACCGCCGCCCCAACCATGCTGATAATCCACCAGCTATTAAAATCTTTTTGAAAAAATCGTTTCACCTGATGTATGCCCATTTTTACTTCCACTCTGTTTTATTGAAAATCTCAATTGCTTTATGATTATGCTTTCCTAAAGTATCAAAATTAAGCTCTTGCATTTTAAAGTCGCCCCATGATTGCAGAATTTCAGGCTTCTTAGCTTCTGGATTTACTGCGAATTCATAGTTGTGAGCAGATAAGAATTCTTGTGCATCCACACCTGTCATGTATTCAATTAGCTTCGTAGCATTTTCAGGATTTTTGCTATGCTTTGTTAATCCAATACCGCTAATATTCACATGTGTTCCATTTGTTTCTTGGTTCGGGAAAAATACGCCGATGCTTTCTCCCACTTTCTTTTCTTCAGGATCTTCAGAGTTTACAAGAAGTCCAACATAATAGGTGTTCATAATCGCTACATCACCCGTACCAGCTGCAATCGCTTTTGCTTGGTCACGGTCACCGCCATCAGGCTGGCGTGCAAAGTTATTCACAATACCTTGTGCCCATTGCTCTGCCTTCTCCTCACCGTTTAACTCAATGAAGGAAGCAAGTAAAGATTGGTTGTAAAGACTTGTTGAAGAACGGGCAAGCACTTTCCCTTTCCATTTTTCATCAGTTAAAGCTTCATATGTAGAAAGCTCATTTGGATTTACGCGATCCTTCGAGTAAACAATGACGCGTGCTCTTGTTGACATGCCAATCCAGTTATTGTCTTTATCACGAAGATTTGCAGGAACATTTTTGTTGATAACGTCAGATTTAACTGGCTGTAGAATATCATTATTCTTTGCATTTGCTAGAACTCCGCCATCTACTGTAATAAATAAATCTGCCTGCGTGCTCTCGCCCTCACGCTTTAAACGCTCAATAAGTTCTTCTGCTTCTCCCTTAACAACATTCACTTTGATACCAGTTTCTTCTGTAAACTTCTTATATACTTCTTCATCAGCCTCATAATGTCTGGCAGTATAGACATTGACCATTTGATTTTCAGCTTTTTTTGGTTGCTCAGCTGGTTTTTGTCCTTCAGAGCTGTTATCAGTTGCTGCTCCGCATCCAGCTAAACCAACCGTTAATAAAGCACTTGCAAGGAAAGGTTTAATAAGTTTAGAAAGGTTCATACATAAGTCCACCTTTGTTATTTTTTATGATAGTGATAATGATAATTATTATCAGTTGTTAATTTATATTCTATTTGCCTATTCATCAATAGTCAACAATATTTTTTTGATTTATGAAATTTTTCAACGACTTGTGACAGGGACGGAAATTGGGGTCCCCTCTAAACTATTTTTACTCCTAACCTGTCCTTTTCACCTACTTTTATGTATATAGAAGGAGAAAGGAGGTGATTGAAATGGCAGAAACACTTTTAGCAGAGTCGAAATTGCGTTTGGTTTTCCAGGCAGGGATTGATGAAGATAGCAAGCCAATCCTAAAAGCCAAGACCTTTGGCAACGTCAACAAAGCAGTAACAGCGGATCAGCTTTACCAGGTTACACAGGCAGTCGTAGGTTTAACCGTTGACGAACTTAGCGGCGCGCAACGTATGGACAGCTTGGATCTTTTAGCGTAATGGTAAAAAAAATCTCAAACGATAGGAGGTGAAAACAATGGCAAAAACACTAGAATTGCAGTTTGTTACCGAGGGTGGGAACAACGCTAGACTTACAGTGGATAACCCGAAGGAACCGATTGAGGAGGCTGCGGTTAAGCAAGCGATGGAAGCGATAATTGCGGCTGAAGTATTCTTCACATCCGGTGGTAAATTCGTCACCGCCAAAGGAGCACGAGTTATCGAGCGCAATGTTACCGATTATGAACTAGTTTAATAGAGTCAGAGACCGGATTCAGTGATGGAGCCGGTCTCTTTCTACACTAAAAGAAAGGAGAAAAACATATGGAGCAGATTATTCCCTTCATTAGTGAAGTCGGATTCCCAATCGTTGTGACACTCTACTTACTGCATCGAATTGAATCAAAACTCGTTGTCGTCGTCCAATCGATCCATAATCTGCCCGAGCGGATGAACTGGGTTAAGGGGTTTTGCACTAACCACCGGTGACACTGGTATGTTGAACCCCCCTGTTCTTAGGCTGGAAGTCTTACCTGGTTGATCCATAAAAATTTGTTGGATACTCCTTATAATGTGATAGAATCTTTCTTGGATTTAGGTTTATAGAAGGCCAGCCAAACGATAGTTAGAACATACATTACTACAGCAGGAATAGATGCCTCGATTCCAAAAGTACCACCAGTTATCCAAACACTATCCGATTTAAACTGGAATAAAACTAGCGAGGAGTGGTTTTTACCGTTTTCTAAAACAAATTGCACCATTTTGGAGCTAAAGAAAAAGTTCCATAGAATATGCACCACCACCGCATTCCATACATTTCCAGTCTTATAAACAATAAGGCAAAACATTGTGCCTACCAAGGTACCTGCAATAAGAGTCAAGCATATATCCAGTAATTGCTGTTCATTGACGGTAAGTAAATGAAGGGCTCCAAAAAAGAATGAAGTTACAAAAACAGCAGTTGCCACATTCCATTTTTCTTCAATTATTTTAAATAAATAGCCACGGAACAAAATTTCTTCAATTATTCCTGCTGAACACGCAGTTATGAAAGAGACGATAATAAACGTTAGCACTGTGCCAAAAGGAAGTTGGTCTTGTTTTTCAAAAACAACGGATTGTGATAGTACATAAAAGGAAAGTACTGTAAAAGGCAAGCCTAATCCAACAAAAATCCCTAATTTCTTCAATTTAACTGGCGTTTGAATCCGAAAGTAAGCATTGGCTTTTTTAAAGAACCGTTTTGCATACAACCAAAGCAATCCTACAGTAACTCCAATTCGTATTAATTCTTTTACTGCCACTCGTACCGTGCCATTATCGATCCCATCCGTCAGCGGATTTACAAAAATAGCTACCGTCAAAAACAAGAAAACCAACATCAAACCATGCATTACTACTTTTCCCCAGTGCATTTCTTTAGCTCCTTTTTTTAAGATATAAGAGTAAAATTAACAAGGAGAATAATGAATCTTTTACTTTATTATATATTATCGAGGATGGGTATAAATGGATATTGCGAAAAGATTTATCTGAGTGATACTTTTTCTTTCCATTTCTAATTTCATATAATATTACTTTTCATGGTACAAATTAAATCTTTTAGTGAGCTTTAAAAACATCTTATTTGCAACCTTTCCACATTCGAAATCACAAAGTGATTCTAACGTTGGAAATAATTATTGGGTGTTTGCGGTTTGGGTGTGATTTTTAATGTGGAATAAAAAGAGGATATTAATGTTGGGTACTGATTTGTTCTTTTTACTCACAGTTGAGTAGCCAATACCACTGATGGTCTACCCAACCAGTCCTGTTAATTCAATTGCGGTAGCCAATTTCCTCGATTGGCTACTCAACCTGTTCCATTAATTTAATTGCGGTAGCCAATAGCCTCGATTGGCTACCCAACCTGTCCTATTAATTTAATTGCGGTAGCCAATAGCCTCGATTGGCTACCCAGCCTGTCCTATTAATTTAATTACGGTAGCCAATAGTCTCGAGTGGCTACCCAACCTATCAGCAGTTTTTTTAAACAAGTGATTTGCTTTTAGTAAAATACCATTTCTTCTTTTTTTAAAAATTCAATAACTTGACCGGCAAATTCTTTTGTTTTTTCAATTTGAACCCAATGACCGCACTCTGGGAAGACATGAAGCTGTGCATTTGGTAATGCAAGCGCTAATTTGTAGCTTGTGTCTTGTAATGGGATAACGCGATCATCTCTTCCATGGATTAATAATACAGGGAAATTGATTTTTCTAAGTTGATCGATAGATAGAGCCATGTCACTAACATGTTGTTGTCTTGGTTCAGGAAACATCGATGAAAATGATTCTTGGAAGCCTTCTTGCATACTTGATTTAAAACGCATTTCTACTAAGTCATCATTTTCGGCCATCGATTGGTCGAAAGCAAATAGTTTGATTAGATCTTTCATATTTTCAAAGGTTGGAGTATATCCCCAAACTCGATCTAATCCATCGGAAATGTGGTGGTCAATTCCCATACTACCCATTAAGATAAGTTGTTTGATAAGGTCAGGGCGTTTTTTAGCAATATGCAGGGCAATTGCCCCACCGAATGAGTTACCAATTATTGAAATTTTCGTTTCACCTAAGGTTTCAACGAAATCAATCATATGATCTGCCCAAACATCGATTGAATAGTTAATTCCCTCAGGTCGATCTGTGTAGCCAAATCCAACGACATCTGGTGCGTAAAGATGAAAATTCTCTGAAAGAATTGGGAACACTAAACGCCAGTTAGCCCATGCTGAAACGCCAGGTCCAGAACCATGGATAAGTAAAATCACTTCCCCTTGTCCATCCTCATGATAATGTGTTTTAACTCCCTTTACGTCAATATACTTTCCTGCTTCAACTGTCACAATGATCTCCTCCAATCAATTACTCTGTAAACGATCATTCAATTAGTTTAAGAGCAGCTTCACAGCACAATTCATCTTGTTCTGCACTGCCACCACTAACCCCAATTCCACCGATTACTTTTCCATCTACTTTAATAGGAAATCCACCACCAAAAATGACAAGCTTAGGAGTATGGACAATTCCATTAAATAATGCAGGTTCATCTTTTATCATTGGATACCACTCAGAGGTCGGTTTTCCAAACGCAATCGCAGTGTATGCTTTATTTTGGGAAATCCCAACACTCAACAATGGAGCATAATCCATTCTTGAAAAGCTAACTAAATTTCCACCATCATCAACAATGGTTATATTGACTGTAATCCCTAATTCTTTTGCCTTTTGTTCAGCGGCATCAATCATTTTTTTAGCAAGTTCATTCGATATGGCGTACTTTTCTAAATACTTCATGATTTCCACTCCTCGTCATACCTAGTCAAATGACGTTTTTTCTGAAAAACAACTGCTTTAAATAACAATAGCATCAGTTGGAAAAAGTGCCCCTGATGCTATGTTACTTATCTCAATACTTTATTTCTTTCCCTAATAGGTAAAATACTCATGTCCGTTGTTGGCTTACTTTGACAAGCTAGTCGATATCCAGAAGCATATTCCTCGTCAGGTAAAGCAGATTTTGAATAAATCCCATCTACCGTTTCACCAGTCGTAATTTTAATCTTGCACATCCCACATGCGCCGCCTTTACAGCCGACAAAAATGTTACCGACTTGACGTATAGAGGCATTTAAGATCGTTTCATTTTCCTTAACTAAAATTTCTTTTCCGTTCACCTCGATTTTAAATGTCTCCATGGTTACCATCTCCTTAATTATCCATCCCTTTATTTAAAGGAAGCCTCTCTAATATTTTGTAACCGCTTACACTTAAGACAAAGGAAAATTCCTTGACAGTTAATAGATGTTTTACGAAACAACTGTAGTGAATCTTTCATTTAATTCTCTTTCAAAATAGAATACTGCTTTACCGATTGTATCCTCTGTCCATGTGATGGTTGCTGAATCAGGGTATGTGATATAGCCACCACAGAACACTTCATTACGATTTCCAGAAGGGTCGAAGAAGTAAATGGTTGTCCCCCTTGTAATTCCATGACGAGTTGGTCCGGCGTCGATCATAACATCATTTTTCGCCATGATATCGGCAGCATTTCGAAGTTCTACCCACTCATCTAACCAGAATGCAAAGTGATGAAGTTTGTTCTGTGGGCCCTTAATAATTGCGATATCGTGGGCAGTATTGGTCTTGAATAACCATTTAGCAATCGTTTGATCATTCTTTTCCCCAGCCACTAATTGCTCACTTACGTGGAAGTCAAAAATGTCTGTAAATATTTTTGTTGCACCATCAACGTCCTCCCCAGCAATTAAGAGATGGTCAAGACGTGTCGGATGCATTCCTAGTAATCCGTCTGGCCATGGGTCAGGATTGACAAGCGGTAATCCATTACCAACTACTTCAATTTTGTGGTAAAGTTCAACGATTTGTCCAGTAGGTAAAGTGAAACGAACTGCTTCTCCTTCTGCTATTCGAACTCCAGCTGGTACACGTTCTGTATAAATCCCAATATTGTTTAATTTTTCTTCATAAAGGTCTAAATCTGAAGCAAATTCACATTTAAAAGCTAAATGTTCCAAACCTGCACTGTCGGCTTTTTTCAAAATGACACTATGATGGTCATGTTCATCCCATGCCTTCAGATAAACTCTGTCCTCTTCACGTGCAGTTTCAATTAAACCGATAACTCTCTTGTAGTAATCAATTGATTTCTCCCAGTTTGGACAACGTACTTCAACTCTTCCTAAACGCATGATTGCCATAAATTAATTCCTCCTTAAGTATTCTAAATTTATAGATTAAAATATTTCAGAAGTGATACCACCAATGAAATATTCTAATTTTTTTTAGACAAGTCTAAGAAAAAATAAGAACAATGGTTAATTGAAGGAGCAAAACATGAAGCTAATTTTTTTGAAAAGTAAATTGAAAACCAGTTAGACGTTCCACTAGGCGAATTTCATACCGAGATTCCTCAGTATCAACAGAAGGGTATTAAGAAGAACAGAGAAGGAAAATACACACAACCAAAAGAATATAAAGAGTGCCCACTAGTTAAGTGGCAGGTGTTCACAGAATTTAATCATCAAAATCACATTAAAATTTAAAAAATTCAAAATCTTCATATTATAAAAGTAACATAAACTTCATTGTATTTTCATGGCGAATCTGTGAATTTTTTTTAAAATTCCGTTATTAAATTATCGAATATCTTGTGTTATTTACTTGGATATGCATTCGTTACGCCTATTTGACACTATAGATCCATCATACTAGCATCGCTGCCTGATCAAATGTTTGAACTCAAAAAGCAAGGGAAAATCGTACGTTTAAGTGCCATACGATTTACTCTCGACTCGGGTGAAATTTAAAAATAAAATAGAATGCCCGAGGTATGTAAAAAAAAAGGAAGTCACACCTCGGGCATCTTATTGCCTTTTTTGGGTTAATATCAAAGTTGGTTCGTTTATAATCCCCCAACAAATACACCTAATGATTTATGGATTTAGCATTTGTTAATTTTTTGAAGCTTGTCTTGATGACATTGGGTCTGACCCCAAAATTCATCAAGTGGTTGTCGCAACATATGTCTTATCTTCTAAGAATGCATTATTTTTTATCTTTTCAGAAAATTAACTTGTGTTTTTTATTTACATCCACTATTATATATCTAAATGATATATATCTTATAGATAGGTGTGGAAATATTGAGGAATTATAACGATACAACATATGCAATATTAGGGATATTAACTACTGAATGTAAATCAGGATATGCCATTAAACAGTTCATTGACCAGAGCTTAAATCATTTTTGGAAAATTAGTTATGGACAAATATATCCAACGCTAAAATTAATTGTCCAAGAGGAATTAGCAGAAGTTCGTACTTCATCTACCCCAGGAAAGCCTGATAAAAATGAGTACTATCTTACCTCAAAAGGAATAGAAACACTAAAAAATTGGTTGAAACAGCCAATTGAACAATTACCAATTGAGCGAAATGAAATTTTACTTAAATTATTTTTTGGTCGCTATCAAGCTCGAGAAAATACGGTATTACTTCTACAGAAATACAAGCAAGAGCTCGCAGGACGTTATCAAACCTATGTATCTATTGAACAGGCTATTATCAATCACAAAGATAACGATGAGGATTCAATATATTGGTTGTTTACGTTAGATTATGGAAAAAGAACCACAAAAGCTGAGATAGATTGGTGCGAGTTTACTCTTGAAAAACTTTCTACGAAGGGGGATTAGTGATGACCAACCAGATTTATACTGGTCGTTATACGATTGATAATACAGAGGATATTGTCGTTTTCATCATTGGAATGAGAGTTAACAAGCGACTCGCAATTCATAAGTGGTTACCAGTATTTAGCGCCATGCCTGGAATGATTAAGGAGCTTTATATAAACAAAGAGGAACTGGGATTTTTATCGATGGAAAGTTATTTTGGACTTAGAACAACTGCTATGATCCAATATTGGCGTTCAATTGAAGACCTGCTTGCTTATGCTAAAAATGAAAAACATTTAACGGCTTGGAAAAATTTCAACCAAAAAGTAGGTAACAATGATGCGGTTGGAATTTATCATGAAACGTATCAAATAAGTAAGGGTAATTATGAATCTATTTATGTAAATATGCCTCACTATGGCTTAGGAAAGGCATTGAACCATAATCCCGTTACTGTAGAACGAGATTCCGCTCGTAAACGACTTAAAGAATAATAATTTTGTTTTAGTTTTAGGCTCTGTTAAAGGACATTGTTGATTTATAACTCTGTTGATTGGAGCGGAAGGCGCTTGACTCCTGCGGGAGTACGGGGCTGGGGAGACCCCACAGGCGCTTAAGCGCCGAGGAGGCTCCCCGGCACGCCCGCGGAAAGCATAGCGCCTGGAGAGGAAATCAACAGCCAAGTTTAACAGAACCTAGTTTTAAAAAGCACCTTATAGCAAATTTAATAAGGTGCTCTTTGTAAATTTCAACAACCTCATTTACCTATGGGTACGGCTCACACTAACGTATCAGTGTATGTGGCAACACATGGGATGTCTCAATCTGTATAGTTTACATTATTACTGTACGGCTGATAATTTCATCCTGTACTTCCTTGCAAAGCTCGACAAAAAAAGCACTGTATCCGGCAACACGTACAATAAGGTCCCGATATTCTTCAGGGTGTTGTTGGGCTAGTTGTAATGTTTTGTTATCGACGCAATTGAATTGCATCTGAGCATTGCCCATAACGGAGGCGGTGCGTAACAGGGAAATCAATCCTGACCTGCCTTCCTGAGTATCTATTGAATTTCTTGTTACTTTAAAGTTATGAGCCATACCAAGACTCATTGATTCAACATTAATTTTGGATACAGATTTTATGACTGCGGTAGGTCCTTTTTTATCTGCACCCTGAGTAGGACTCATTGAATCAGACAGTGGTGCACCCGAAAAGCGTCCGTTGGGTGTTGCTCCAATCAACTCGCCCAGTGGTGTATTAAAGGACTGGGACAGCGTTCCATGGATTTGTCTTGCATAAAGCGACTTGTACTGATTGATTCTTTTTTCTGTGTAATCAACAATGTCGGTTGCAATCAGATCTGCATAGTCGTAATCATTACCGTATTTAGGCGCATCAAGGCAGTCACGACGTATTCGTTCGTACCCCTCCCAGTTGGCATCAAGAGCTTTTTTTATATCTGAAAGCGTGTACTTTTGGTCATCATAAACCAGTTTTTTAATCGCAGCCATGCTGTCGACATAAGTACCCAGCCCTGCGAAGATTGTTCCCGGTCCTTCATAAAGAACTGCTCCCCCGGCTGTCACATCTTTTCCGGTTTGCATACAGCCGTCAACAAACAGTGACATATATGGAGTGGGCATAACATTTCTGAAAACCTCCTGAACTAGAACTGTACCCCTCGCATTCATCTCCAGAAGATAATCAAGTTGTCGTTTCACTGCGGCTTCAAATTGTTCATAAGTGATCATTGCCTCTAGTTCTCCGGTATCTAGCCATTTCTTGCTTCCGTAGGACTTAAGAATGCCACGATTGAAGAACATGTCAATGGTAATAGGCCATTGTGTAAAGCCACCGGCTGTCCACTGGTGGATACGTCCAGATTTTTGCGGTTCTACGCATCCCATAAGGCAATAGTCACGAGCATCTTCAAAATCAAAGCCCTTTCTAAGCATCATTTTAATATGTGCATCATCGAAATGGCAGGCAGGCATACCAACGCCGGCTTTAATGACATCCACAATTTTTTCAAAATAACGCTGTGGAGATTGATTGTGGATACGGCAGGCAAGGGAAGGCTGGTAAACCTTAACTTTTTCAACAGCATCCATAATCAGATAGGTTAATTCGTTGGTGCCGTCTCCCCCTTCACGTTTCTGTCCACCTACGGTCATATTTATAAAAGGCATATATCCTGCAAAATATTTGGCAGTCGCTCCCGGTGTATACCAAATCATTTCTGAACATTTGATCAGGAAACATCCCATCAGTTCAAGAGCCTGCTGTTCATCTAGCCTTCCATTCTCAAAGTCTGATGTATAACAAGGGAACACATACTGGTCTAAACGGCCCAGCGATGTACTACATTGATTTTCCTCCATCAAAAACAGTGACTGTATTGTCCAAATAGCCTGCAATGCTTCATGAAATGTTTCAGGCGGATTAGCAGGCACGCGGGCATTGACTTTAGCGATTTTTTCCAACTCAAATTTACGCTTTGGATCCTGTTCCTTTTCCGAAAGTTCCTGTGCATATGCTGAAAGACGATCAGCATATGTAAGAATTCCTTCACACGTTTCTATTGCTGCTTGATAAAAGGGGATTTTTTCCTTATCCTCCATTCTACCAGAGGATAAGTTAGCAAGATAAGCTTCAGCTTCAGCTTTAACCCCATTAATACCTTTCTTAAAAAGGATGATATCATAACCCGGACTGGTATCGCCGCCACCACTGGTCATATGATAGGTCAAATCACTTATGCACGCTTCAGCGCCGAATTCCCATAAATCCTCATCCCGAAAAGCTTTTTCACAAGCCTCTGCCAAAGATTTACCTTCCCAAAATAGGAACAATTGCTCTCTCATAATCATCTTGTCTTCTTCACTGATAAAGTACGGATCCTGTGATCTCGTGCTGATGGTGTCAAGTTCATCACGAACCCACTCCCATGCAATATCTGGCGAAAATGCACCTGCCCGCGGTTTTCCGCAAGGGTGTCCCACTATAAGTTCATTTTCTTGTATAAGCATCGGGGCAGTTTCGCATGCTCTTCTAAACCCTTTAGCACGAAGCACGTTCTTTGGAAGGTCAGGAAACTTTTTTGCAATTTCGGTAAATGCCAAGGCACGGCCAATTGTTATGCTTGGCTTGACAGTTAAATATGCTTCTTTCAGGAGCCGAAGACGTTTAGGTAGATCGGAATTTCTCTGCTTCATAAATACCTCCTCTTAATTCAAGCATTTCTGGAGTATCTCCAATTTACTCTTTATTTGATCTTTTAAAACAAAACTTTCCTCATTGAATTTAAGTATCATATTAATTGTAAAGCCTTGGGGGTTATTTTATATTGTAGATTCTCTACTGTTTTATTGGATAAAATCTGCCAATATTATTGATGATTTGTACTATAGTTACTTTTGGACAAATAATATGTTGCTAAATTTATATGCCTGTTTAGATTTTTGGTTAGAAAGGCTATTTAGTAATTCATTCAAATAAAAACAGATAAAGGCAACTACCAATAATGGTAAGTTGCCTCATTTAAAAAATATCGAAAAAACCTCATTTATTTATGGTACGGTTCACCGTAGTTATTTAAGAGGCAAAAAACAGAACAGAGTTCCATTAACTATCTCTCGCTTTCCGTTAAGTATGTAATCAAGGGGCAGTTGGATACTTTTAATATTATTAAAGATCTAGAAAGGTCACACTGAATAATGATTTGTTTTATGTATCTTATTTATATTTGATAAACTCCTACAACAAAATTAAGAGTAGGATAATATCTGTTTAAAGGGCTCCGTTTTGAGGTGCATATCATATAAATGGCAATGAAAATGGCTCGTAAACTGACATCAGTTTTGCAAGCCATTTTTCAGGTTTATG from Neobacillus sp. FSL H8-0543 includes:
- a CDS encoding Fe(3+) ABC transporter substrate-binding protein, encoding MNLSKLIKPFLASALLTVGLAGCGAATDNSSEGQKPAEQPKKAENQMVNVYTARHYEADEEVYKKFTEETGIKVNVVKGEAEELIERLKREGESTQADLFITVDGGVLANAKNNDILQPVKSDVINKNVPANLRDKDNNWIGMSTRARVIVYSKDRVNPNELSTYEALTDEKWKGKVLARSSTSLYNQSLLASFIELNGEEKAEQWAQGIVNNFARQPDGGDRDQAKAIAAGTGDVAIMNTYYVGLLVNSEDPEEKKVGESIGVFFPNQETNGTHVNISGIGLTKHSKNPENATKLIEYMTGVDAQEFLSAHNYEFAVNPEAKKPEILQSWGDFKMQELNFDTLGKHNHKAIEIFNKTEWK
- a CDS encoding DUF1659 domain-containing protein; translation: MAETLLAESKLRLVFQAGIDEDSKPILKAKTFGNVNKAVTADQLYQVTQAVVGLTVDELSGAQRMDSLDLLA
- a CDS encoding DUF2922 domain-containing protein, giving the protein MAKTLELQFVTEGGNNARLTVDNPKEPIEEAAVKQAMEAIIAAEVFFTSGGKFVTAKGARVIERNVTDYELV
- a CDS encoding YvrJ family protein, whose product is MEQIIPFISEVGFPIVVTLYLLHRIESKLVVVVQSIHNLPERMNWVKGFCTNHR
- a CDS encoding type II CAAX endopeptidase family protein; protein product: MHWGKVVMHGLMLVFLFLTVAIFVNPLTDGIDNGTVRVAVKELIRIGVTVGLLWLYAKRFFKKANAYFRIQTPVKLKKLGIFVGLGLPFTVLSFYVLSQSVVFEKQDQLPFGTVLTFIIVSFITACSAGIIEEILFRGYLFKIIEEKWNVATAVFVTSFFFGALHLLTVNEQQLLDICLTLIAGTLVGTMFCLIVYKTGNVWNAVVVHILWNFFFSSKMVQFVLENGKNHSSLVLFQFKSDSVWITGGTFGIEASIPAVVMYVLTIVWLAFYKPKSKKDSITL
- a CDS encoding alpha/beta hydrolase, producing MTVEAGKYIDVKGVKTHYHEDGQGEVILLIHGSGPGVSAWANWRLVFPILSENFHLYAPDVVGFGYTDRPEGINYSIDVWADHMIDFVETLGETKISIIGNSFGGAIALHIAKKRPDLIKQLILMGSMGIDHHISDGLDRVWGYTPTFENMKDLIKLFAFDQSMAENDDLVEMRFKSSMQEGFQESFSSMFPEPRQQHVSDMALSIDQLRKINFPVLLIHGRDDRVIPLQDTSYKLALALPNAQLHVFPECGHWVQIEKTKEFAGQVIEFLKKEEMVFY
- a CDS encoding heme-binding protein, with the translated sequence MKYLEKYAISNELAKKMIDAAEQKAKELGITVNITIVDDGGNLVSFSRMDYAPLLSVGISQNKAYTAIAFGKPTSEWYPMIKDEPALFNGIVHTPKLVIFGGGFPIKVDGKVIGGIGVSGGSAEQDELCCEAALKLIE
- a CDS encoding 2Fe-2S iron-sulfur cluster binding domain-containing protein — translated: METFKIEVNGKEILVKENETILNASIRQVGNIFVGCKGGACGMCKIKITTGETVDGIYSKSALPDEEYASGYRLACQSKPTTDMSILPIRERNKVLR
- a CDS encoding catechol 2,3-dioxygenase, encoding MAIMRLGRVEVRCPNWEKSIDYYKRVIGLIETAREEDRVYLKAWDEHDHHSVILKKADSAGLEHLAFKCEFASDLDLYEEKLNNIGIYTERVPAGVRIAEGEAVRFTLPTGQIVELYHKIEVVGNGLPLVNPDPWPDGLLGMHPTRLDHLLIAGEDVDGATKIFTDIFDFHVSEQLVAGEKNDQTIAKWLFKTNTAHDIAIIKGPQNKLHHFAFWLDEWVELRNAADIMAKNDVMIDAGPTRHGITRGTTIYFFDPSGNRNEVFCGGYITYPDSATITWTEDTIGKAVFYFERELNERFTTVVS
- a CDS encoding PadR family transcriptional regulator yields the protein MRNYNDTTYAILGILTTECKSGYAIKQFIDQSLNHFWKISYGQIYPTLKLIVQEELAEVRTSSTPGKPDKNEYYLTSKGIETLKNWLKQPIEQLPIERNEILLKLFFGRYQARENTVLLLQKYKQELAGRYQTYVSIEQAIINHKDNDEDSIYWLFTLDYGKRTTKAEIDWCEFTLEKLSTKGD
- a CDS encoding DUF4188 domain-containing protein, coding for MTNQIYTGRYTIDNTEDIVVFIIGMRVNKRLAIHKWLPVFSAMPGMIKELYINKEELGFLSMESYFGLRTTAMIQYWRSIEDLLAYAKNEKHLTAWKNFNQKVGNNDAVGIYHETYQISKGNYESIYVNMPHYGLGKALNHNPVTVERDSARKRLKE
- the cutC gene encoding choline trimethylamine-lyase, producing the protein MKQRNSDLPKRLRLLKEAYLTVKPSITIGRALAFTEIAKKFPDLPKNVLRAKGFRRACETAPMLIQENELIVGHPCGKPRAGAFSPDIAWEWVRDELDTISTRSQDPYFISEEDKMIMREQLFLFWEGKSLAEACEKAFRDEDLWEFGAEACISDLTYHMTSGGGDTSPGYDIILFKKGINGVKAEAEAYLANLSSGRMEDKEKIPFYQAAIETCEGILTYADRLSAYAQELSEKEQDPKRKFELEKIAKVNARVPANPPETFHEALQAIWTIQSLFLMEENQCSTSLGRLDQYVFPCYTSDFENGRLDEQQALELMGCFLIKCSEMIWYTPGATAKYFAGYMPFINMTVGGQKREGGDGTNELTYLIMDAVEKVKVYQPSLACRIHNQSPQRYFEKIVDVIKAGVGMPACHFDDAHIKMMLRKGFDFEDARDYCLMGCVEPQKSGRIHQWTAGGFTQWPITIDMFFNRGILKSYGSKKWLDTGELEAMITYEQFEAAVKRQLDYLLEMNARGTVLVQEVFRNVMPTPYMSLFVDGCMQTGKDVTAGGAVLYEGPGTIFAGLGTYVDSMAAIKKLVYDDQKYTLSDIKKALDANWEGYERIRRDCLDAPKYGNDYDYADLIATDIVDYTEKRINQYKSLYARQIHGTLSQSFNTPLGELIGATPNGRFSGAPLSDSMSPTQGADKKGPTAVIKSVSKINVESMSLGMAHNFKVTRNSIDTQEGRSGLISLLRTASVMGNAQMQFNCVDNKTLQLAQQHPEEYRDLIVRVAGYSAFFVELCKEVQDEIISRTVIM